Proteins encoded by one window of Bacillus rossius redtenbacheri isolate Brsri chromosome 3, Brsri_v3, whole genome shotgun sequence:
- the LOC134530059 gene encoding uncharacterized protein LOC134530059 — MVDVDKIISALCDTSHFGDKIKYVHLPEQDILDLCTMARNTFLSEPVLLDLKPPLNICGDIHGQYSDLVRLFQLGKHPPASSYLFLGDYVDRGPQSIEVICLLFAYKVRYPSIFYLLRGNHESSSVSMIYGFYEECKSRYTVNMWQTFMDSFNCMPVAAVVGDKIFCCHGGISPDLRSLDDVRAIERPTDVPEIGLLCDLLWSDPDHNVLYWGKNTERAISVTYGSRAVKEFLANTNLELICRAHQMVNAGYEFFIDREVITVFSAPNYIGHGNDGAIMCVDRNMVCSLLILKPWAQERKARAPSRDSLTVLEPRARRRKRNW; from the exons ATGGTGGATGtagacaaaattatttcagctcTTTGTGATACATCACACTTcggagataaaataaaatatgtgcacTTACCAGAACAAGATATCCTCGATTTGTGCACAATGGCGCGCAACACCTTCCTCTCAGAGCCTGTTCTATTGGATTTAAAACCCCCACTGAACATCTGCGGCGATATACACGGCCAGTACTCAGATTTGGTTCGTTTATTCCAGTTGGGTAAGCATCCACCTGCGTCCAGCTATTTGTTCCTGGGTGACTATGTGGACAGAGGACCACAATCCATCGAGGTCATATGTCTATTGTTCGCTTACAAGGTCAGGTACCCTAGTATCTTCTACTTACTGCGTGGCAACCATGAATCGTCAAGTGTCAGCATGATCTACGGTTTCTATGAAGAATGCAAAAGTCGGTACACAGTGAACATGTGGCAGACGTTCATGGACAGCTTCAACTGCATGCCGGTGGCAGCTGTCGTGGGAGACAAGATCTTCTGCTGCCATGGGGGCATTAGCCCAGACCTCCGCTCCCTCGACGATGTGCGGGCCATCGAGAGACCGACAGACGTGCCGGAGATCGGGCTGCTTTGTGACTTACTGTGGTCCGATCCGGACCACAATGTTCTGTATTGGGGGAAGAATACTGAACGGGCCATCTCTGTTACATATGGGTCGAGGGCTGTGAAGGAATTCCTTGCCAATACCAATCTGGAGCTTATCTGCAGAGCACATCAG ATGGTGAATGCGGGCTATGAGTTCTTCATCGACCGAGAGGTCATCACCGTGTTCTCGGCACCCAATTACATCGGTCATGGCAACGATGGAGCCATCATGTGCGTGGACCGCAACATGGTGTGCTCGCTGCTGATACTCAAGCCATGGGCCCAGGAGCGCAAGGCGCGGGCTCCTTCCAGAGACAGCCTGACCGTGTTGGAGCCACGTGCTCGGCGACGCAAGAGAAACTGGTAG